One Candidatus Deferrimicrobium sp. genomic window, TAAGACCGAAAACCACGGGCAGTTCGTAGGCGGTATCCGGGTAAGCGGCCGGAGCGTCTTTGCCCCGGCGGTACTCGGCGGCTTCGAGGGCCATCCGGGCGAGACCGATGACATACCCGGCGCCGCGCATGCAGGAGGAAAACAGCGGTTCGTGCATCGGGCGTGCTCCCTTCGGTGGTTGCGGCACGGTGAGAGAACAAAAAGCAATTGTAACGTACCTGCACCGCCCTCACCAAAATTAATCCCCGCCTCATGATTATTGGACTTCGGCGCGCGTGCCCCCTGGCTTTTTCCTGCGGGTGTACCCCAGGGAGCTCATATCGAACGATAGTGGGATCCACGCTCTCCTGCGCATCCCCTGCCTCCGATCCGCATGTTAAGAGTAGTGTCCAACGTAAGTCATTAATGTCGTAAACAGGACATATTCGTTTGGCGCTGTTTCGACGGCATCATCGGAACCGCCTGGATTCCGGTGGTTTTCTCAACGGCACGCTCGTTGCTGTTCTTGGCCTGAGGGTCGGCACCCATCATCGAGAGGAGGAAACGACGATGAACACCGGAGATACCGCCTGGCTGCTCGTGTCCGCGGCGCTGGTCATGTTCATGACGCCGGGGCTCGCACTGTTTTACGGGGGGATGGTCCGCAGGAAGAACATCCTGGGGACGATCGTCCAGTCGCTCATTCTGGTCGCCCTCATCAGCGTGGAGTGGGCGCTGGTCGGCTACAGCATGGCCTTCGGGCCCGATCACGGAGGGGTCATCGGCGACCTCTCCTGGATCGGGCTCTCCGGGGTGGGGCTCGCGCCGTTCAAGGAGTACGCGGCCACCGTCCCCCACCAGGCCTTCATGGTCTACCAGATGATGTTCGCGGTCATCACCCCGGCGCTGATCACCGGGGCGTTCGCGGAAAGGTTCCGTTTCTCGGCCTTCCTCGTCTTCAGCCTGCTTTGGGCCCTGCTGGTGTACAACCCGGTGGCCCACTGGGTGTGGGGGATCGGCGGGTGGATCCGGAACATGGGCGCCCTCGACTTCGCCGGGGGCACGGTCGTCCACATCACGTCCGGCGTCTCGGCGCTGGCGGCGGCACTGGTCGTGGGAAAACGAAAGGGGTTCGGGTCGGACAACATGGCGCCGCACAACCTTCCGATGACGGTGACCGGCGCCGCCATCCTCTGGT contains:
- a CDS encoding ammonium transporter, translating into MNTGDTAWLLVSAALVMFMTPGLALFYGGMVRRKNILGTIVQSLILVALISVEWALVGYSMAFGPDHGGVIGDLSWIGLSGVGLAPFKEYAATVPHQAFMVYQMMFAVITPALITGAFAERFRFSAFLVFSLLWALLVYNPVAHWVWGIGGWIRNMGALDFAGGTVVHITSGVSALAAALVVGKRKGFGSDNMAPHNLPMTVTGAAILWFGWFGFNAGSALAAGELSTSAFVATHLAAASATLSWVFTEWVHRRKPTVLGAASGCVAGLVAITPASGFVTPLSAMEIGLVAGAVCYGAVMMKGRFGYDDALDVVGVHCVGGTLGALATGVLATTLVNPGGANGLFYGNAKLFAIQALAAGVSLVYSFVVSLILLKILDKTMGLRVEEEEERMGLDLSEHGEAGYNW